Below is a genomic region from Citrobacter europaeus.
AGCCGATGATCCCCAGTTTTTTACCACGCGCTTCAAACGAGCCGGTAGCCAGTTTATTCCACACGCCGCGGTGTGCTTTGGCGTTCGCTTCGGGTACGCCGCGTAGCAGTAGCAGCAGTTCGCCAATCACCAGTTCCGCAACGGAACGCGTGTTAGAGAATGGCGCGTTGAACACGGGGATCCCGCGTTTTGCCGCAGCGGACAGATCAACCTGGTTGGTGCCAATGCAGAAGCAGCCAATCGCGACCAGTTTCTCTGCGGCGTCAATCACATCTTCCGTCAGATGGGTACGGGATCGCAGGCCAATGAAATGGGCATCACGGATGGACTCTTTCAGTTGTTCAGTGTCCAGAGCGCCTTTGTGAAACTCGATGTTGGTATAACCTGCTGCACGAAGGCTTTCGAGCGCTTTTTGGTGTACGCCTTCAACCAGCAGAAATTTAATCTTATCTTTCTCCAGTGATACCTTTGCCATTTCCCCGACCCTGTCTTTTTTTGTTCAAACTGATGTGTTGTGTGTGGGATTTTCATCCGTCTCTTCAACATATCAAAAAATAATATTGCGGCAATATGAACGTTTGCGTCGCCGTGCTGAAGAAATGTCATTCAACGAGAAATGTCAGAGGAAAATACTGGCGATAACTTTTTCTTTGGAGAGATCGGCAGGACAATATTATAAACGTGACACAAGTCACCAAATTTGCCCTGCCAAAATTTTTTTAACGGGAGAAGACGCTCCCGTCAGATCATTTTACGATAGTTTTCACGCCATCTGGCGTACCGATCAGCGCGACATCCGCACCACGGTTGGCAAACAGACCGACGGTTACCACACCCGGAATCCCGTTGATGGCATTTTCCAGCGCGATGGCGTCGAGGATCTCCAGACCGTATACATCGAGGATCACGTTGCCGTTGTCCGTCACGACGCCCTGACGGTATTCAGGACGACCGCCCAGCTTCACCAACTGGCGAGCCACAGCGCTGCGCGCCATTGGGATCACTTCAACCGGCAGCGGGAAGTTGCCGAGAATATCGACTTCTTTAGACGCATCCGCGATACAGATAAATTTCTTCGCTACGGAAGCAATGATTTTTTCACGGGTCAACGCTGCGCCGCCGCCCTTGATCATCTGCATGTGGCCGTTAATTTCATCCGCGCCGTCAACGTATACGTCGAGGCTGTCAACTTCGTTAAGGTCGAACACGTGGATGCCAAGGCTTTTGAGTTTTTCGGTCGAGGCGTCCGAACTGGATACCGCACCTTCAATCTGACCTTTCATTGTGCCCAGCGCATCAATAAAGTGTGCGGCTGTTGAACCTGTACCTACGCCCACAATGGTACCGGGCTGTACATACTTAAGTGCCGCCCATCCTACTGTTTTTTTCAGTTCATCCTGCGTCATGATCGTTTCGCCTGTGGTGGGAAAATTCACGCGCATTATAGAACATTGCGCAGAAAAATGTCCCCACACCCGCTCGCAAGCGGCGGATTTCGTCTTTACCCAATCAAAAATTGTGTCATAGTGCAGAACAAGCAAAAATTTCAGGAGTGCGTCAAAGCAATGAAACGTCCGGACTACAGAACACTACAAGCACTGGATGCGGTTATTCGTGAACGAGGATTTGAGCGCGCGGCGCAAAAGCTGTGCATCACGCAATCCGCCGTTTCACAGCGCATAAAACAGCTTGAGAATATGTTCGGACAACCGTTGCTGGTGCGTACCGTACCACCACGCCCAACCGAGCAAGGGCAGAAACTGCTGGCGCTTTTGCGTCAGGTTGAACTGCTGGAAGACGAGTGGCTGGGCGATGAACAAACCGGCTCAACGCCGCTGCTGCTCTCGCTGGCGGTGAACGCCGACAGTCTGGCAACCTGGTTACTTCCGGCGCTGGCCCCGGTACTGGCAAATTCACCGATTCGCCTGAACCTGCAGGTTGAGGATGAAACGCGCACCCAGGAACGTCTGCGTCGTGGTGAAGTGGTCGGTGCGGTGAGTATTCAGCATCAGGCACTGCCAAGCTGTCTGGTGGATAAACTTGGCGCACTGGACTATCTGTTTGTTGGATCAAAACCTTTCGCCGAGCGTTATTTCCCTAACGGCGTCACCCGCTCTGCCCTGCTGAAAGCCCCGGCGGTAGCGTTTGACCATCTTGATGATATGCACCAGGCGTTCCTGCAACAAAATTTCGACCTGCCGCCAGGCAGCGTACCATGCCATATCGTTAACTCGTCTGAAGCCTTCGTTCAACTGGCTCGTCAGGGAACCACCTGCTGCATGATCCCACATTTACAGATTGAGAAAGAGCTGGCAAGCGGCGAACTTATCGACTTAACACCGGGCCTGTTCCAGCGTCGGATGCTGTACTGGCATCGCTTTGCGCCGGAAAGCCGCATGATGCGCAACGTCACCGATGCGCTGCTGGCCTATGGCCACAACGTGCTGCGTCAGGATTAAACCGTTTATTCCTCCTGAGTGCCGGATGGCGGCGTAACGCTTTATCCGGCCTACAAGCCTTATACCCTCTTTTCATGCTATTCCCGCCACGTCTTTGAAATACATCACAAAATAAAACACGCCGCGCGGCAAAAAACGACGTCCTGTTGGCTATTTTTTGCTGGCGACAAGCCAAATGAAAAAGCACACCGTATTCGCAAAGATTCAACTTATTGCGTAATACGGAGCAAAAAATGGCAAACGTGCAGGAGTGGCAAACACTCGCCAATAAAGAACTCAGCCGACGGGAAAAAACCGTCGAGTCGCTGGAAAGACAGACAGCGGAAGGGATTGCCATCAAGCCGCTGTACACTGAAGCAGACCTCGATAATCTGGAAGTCACGGGCACCCTTCCCGGCCTGCCGCCTTACGTGCGCGGCCCACGCGCCACCATGTATACCGCACAGCCGTGGACCATTCGTCAGTACGCCGGTTTTTCTACCGCCAAAGAGTCCAACGCCTTTTACCGCCGCAACCTCGCCGCCGGGCAAAAAGGGCTTTCCGTCGCCTTTGACCTTGCCACCCATCGTGGCTATGACTCAGACAACCCACGCGTGTCGGGAGACGTCGGTAAAGCCGGCGTGGCGATCGATACCGTCGAAGATATGAAGGTACTGTTCGACCAGATCCCGCTGGATAAGATGTCGGTATCGATGACCATGAACGGCGCGGTGCTGCCGGTACTGGCGTTTTATATCGTCGCAGCAGAAGAACAAGGCGTAACGCCGGAACAGCTCACCGGGACCATTCAGAACGATATTCTGAAAGAGTACCTGTGTCGCAACACCTACATTTATCCACCAAAACCGTCTATGCGCATTATCGCCGACATCATCGCCTGGTGCTCCGGCAACATGCCGCGCTTTAACACCATCAGCATCAGCGGCTATCACATGGGTGAAGCTGGGGCAAACTGCGTGCAGCAGGTGGCCTTTACGCTGGCAGACGGTATTGAATACATCAAAGCCGCACTTTCCGCCGGACTGAAAATAGATGACTTCGCCCCGCGCCTGTCGTTCTTCTTCGGCATCGGCATGGATCTGTTTATGAACGTCGCCATGCTGCGCGCGGCGCGATATTTGTGGAGCGAAGCGGTCAGCAGTTTTGGCGCGACGAACCCAAAATCTCTCGCTCTGCGTACCCACTGCCAGACCTCCGGCTGGAGTCTGACCGAGCAGGATCCTTACAACAACGTGGTACGTACCACCATTGAAGCGCTCGGCGCTACGCTCGGCGGCACCCAGTCGCTGCATACCAACGCCTTTGATGAAGCGCTCGGTTTGCCCACCGATTTCTCCGCCCGTATTGCGCGTAATACGCAAATCATCATTCAGGAAGAATCAGAGATCTGCCGCACCGTCGATCCGCTGGCCGGATCGTATTACGTCGAGTCACTCACCGATCAAATCGTCAAGCAGGCGCGTACGATCATCAAGCAGATTGACGAGGCAGGTGGCATGGCGAAAGCGATCGAAGCCGGGCTCCCTAAACGGATGATCGAGGAAGCTTCCGCGCGCGAACAGTCGCTGATCGACCAGGGTAAGCGCGTTATTGTTGGCGTGAACAAGTACAAGCTGGATAAAGAAGACGAGACGTCGGTACTGGAGATCGACAACGTGAAGGTGCGTAATGAGCAAATTGCTTCGCTGCAGCATATCCGCGCCACCCGCGACAACGATGCCGTTAAAACCGCACTATCCGCGCTGACCCACGCCGCGCAGCATAATGAAAACCTGCTGGCAGCCGCCGTCAACGCCGCCCGCGTTCGCGCCACGCTCGGTGAAATCTCCGACGCGCTGGAAGTCGCCTTTGACCGATATCTGGTTCCCAGCCAGTGCGTTACCGGCGTGATTGCGCAAAGCTATCACCAGTCTGATAAATCCGCCGATGAGTTTGACGCTATCGTTGCGCAAACCGAACGCTTCCTCGCGGAAAATGGCCGTCGCCCGCGCATTCTGATCGCCAAGATGGGCCAGGACGGCCACGATCGCGGCGCGAAGGTGATCGCCAGCGCCTACTCCGATCTCGGTTTCGATGTCGATCTCAGCCCGATGTTCTCCACACCAGAAGAGATCGCCCGTCTGGCGGTAGAAAACGATGTGCATGTAATAGGCGCATCGTCACTGGCGGCAGGCCATAAAACGCTGATCCCGGAGTTGGTTACCGCACTCAAAAAATGGGGGCGTGAAGATATCTGTGTGGTAGCAGGAGGCGTTATTCCGCCACAGGATTACGCCTTCCTGCACGAGCATGGTGTAGCAGCCATTTATGGCCCCGGCACGCCAATGCTCGACAGCGTCCGCGATGTGTTGACCCGTATCAGTCAACATCATGATTAACGCCGCCACGCTTGAGGATACCGTCCGCCGCTTGCGACTCGGTGAAAGAGCCACACTCGCCCAGGCAATGACGCTGGTCGAAAGCAACCACCCGCGCCACCAGCCGTTAAGTACGCAATTGCTGGACGCGATTATGCCGTTCACCGGTAACGCCCTGCGCTTAGGGATCACCGGCACGCCGGGCGCGGGTAAAAGTACGTTCCTGGAAGCATTCGGTATGCTGCTCATCCGCCACGGATTACGGGTGGCGGTGATCGCCGTCGATCCCAGCAGCCCGGTCAGCGGCGGCAGCATTCTTGGTGATAAGACCCGCATGACGGAGCTTGCCCGCGCAGAATCTGCATTTATTCGCCCGGTCCCTTCCAGCGGTCATTTAGGCGGCGCCAGCCAGCGCGCACGCGAATTAATGCTGCTGTGCGAAGCAGCTGGCTTTGACGTGGTGATTGTAGAGACCGTCGGCGTTGGACAGTCAGAAACCGAAGTCGCAGGTATGGTGGATTGCTTTATCTCACTGCAAATCGCTGGCGGTGGCGACGATTTACAGGGTATCAAAAAAGGCCTGATGGAAATGGCGGATCTGGTCGTCATCAATAAAGACGACGGCGAGAACCATACCAGCGTTGCGATCGCCCGCCATATGTACGAATCCGCCCTGCACATTTTGCGCCGTAAATATGACGAGTGGCAGCCGCGGGTTCTGACCTGTAGCGCCCTGGAAAAACGCGGCATTGAGGAAATCTGGCAGGCGATAACCGACTTTAAAACATGCCTGACCGCCAGCGGTCGACTGGAAAAAGTTCGCCAGCAGCAGGCGGTGGACTGGTTACATCAGCAGGCTGAAGAAGAAGCGCTGCATCTGCTGTTTGCCCGGGCTGATTTCGACCGTTATTTCCAGCAGACGCTGCAGGCTGTCAAAAACAATGATCTTTCGCCGCGCACCGGTCTGCGGCATATCAGCGAATTTATCCAGCATCATTACTTTCAATAAAGAGAACATTATGTCTTATCAATACGTCAACGTGGTCATCATCCAGAAAGTCGCGGTTATTGAGTTCAACTACGCGCGCAAGCTCAATGCCCTGAGCAAAGTGTTTATTGACGATCTGATGCAGGCGCTGAGCGACCTCAATCGTGCTGACATTCGCTGCATCATTCTACGCGCTCCGAGCGGGGCCAAAGTGTTCTCTGCCGGGCATGATATTCATGAGCTCCCCACCGGACGTCGCGATCCGCTCTCCTATGACGATCCGCTGCGTCAGATAACCCGTATGATCCAAAAATACCCGAAGCCGGTGATCTCCATGGTCGAAGGCAGCGTCTGGGGCGGCGCGTTTGAGATGATCATGAGTTCCGATCTGATCATCGCAGCCAGCACATCCACCTTCTCAATGACCCCGGTCAACCTCGGCGTGCCGTATAACCTTGTGGGCATCCACAATCTGACCCGCGACGCTGGTTTTCACATCGTTAAAGAACTGATTTTTACCGCCTCGCCCATCACCGCTCAACGCGCCATGGCGGTCGGGATCCTCAACCATGTCGTACCCGCCGAGGAACTGGAAGATTTCACCCTGCAAATGGCGCACCACATCTCGGAAAAAGCGCCGCTGGCAATCGCCGTCATCAAAGAAGAACTGCGCGTGCTGGGTGAAGCGCACACCATGAATTCCGATGAGTTCGAGCGTATTCAGGGCATGCGCCGCGCGGTGTACGACAGCGAGGATTATCAGGAAGGGATGAACGCGTTTATGGAAAAACGTAAACCCAATTTTGTCGGCCATTAATCACGTCCGAGAAAGGAGACGGCCATGAAACGGATGAGCGCCGAACAGGCGGCAGAAATTATCCAGCACGATGATATGGTGGCATTCAGCGGCTTTACCCCCGCAGGTTCGCCAAAAGCGTTACCCAGCGCAATTGCCCAACGCGCATGCGAACAGCATCAGCTCGGGCAGCCTTTTCAGATCCGCCTGCTGACCGGAGCATCAATTGG
It encodes:
- the meaB gene encoding methylmalonyl Co-A mutase-associated GTPase MeaB, coding for MINAATLEDTVRRLRLGERATLAQAMTLVESNHPRHQPLSTQLLDAIMPFTGNALRLGITGTPGAGKSTFLEAFGMLLIRHGLRVAVIAVDPSSPVSGGSILGDKTRMTELARAESAFIRPVPSSGHLGGASQRARELMLLCEAAGFDVVIVETVGVGQSETEVAGMVDCFISLQIAGGGDDLQGIKKGLMEMADLVVINKDDGENHTSVAIARHMYESALHILRRKYDEWQPRVLTCSALEKRGIEEIWQAITDFKTCLTASGRLEKVRQQQAVDWLHQQAEEEALHLLFARADFDRYFQQTLQAVKNNDLSPRTGLRHISEFIQHHYFQ
- the scpB gene encoding methylmalonyl-CoA decarboxylase, with amino-acid sequence MSYQYVNVVIIQKVAVIEFNYARKLNALSKVFIDDLMQALSDLNRADIRCIILRAPSGAKVFSAGHDIHELPTGRRDPLSYDDPLRQITRMIQKYPKPVISMVEGSVWGGAFEMIMSSDLIIAASTSTFSMTPVNLGVPYNLVGIHNLTRDAGFHIVKELIFTASPITAQRAMAVGILNHVVPAEELEDFTLQMAHHISEKAPLAIAVIKEELRVLGEAHTMNSDEFERIQGMRRAVYDSEDYQEGMNAFMEKRKPNFVGH
- the argP gene encoding DNA-binding transcriptional regulator ArgP, with amino-acid sequence MKRPDYRTLQALDAVIRERGFERAAQKLCITQSAVSQRIKQLENMFGQPLLVRTVPPRPTEQGQKLLALLRQVELLEDEWLGDEQTGSTPLLLSLAVNADSLATWLLPALAPVLANSPIRLNLQVEDETRTQERLRRGEVVGAVSIQHQALPSCLVDKLGALDYLFVGSKPFAERYFPNGVTRSALLKAPAVAFDHLDDMHQAFLQQNFDLPPGSVPCHIVNSSEAFVQLARQGTTCCMIPHLQIEKELASGELIDLTPGLFQRRMLYWHRFAPESRMMRNVTDALLAYGHNVLRQD
- the scpA gene encoding methylmalonyl-CoA mutase, with product MANVQEWQTLANKELSRREKTVESLERQTAEGIAIKPLYTEADLDNLEVTGTLPGLPPYVRGPRATMYTAQPWTIRQYAGFSTAKESNAFYRRNLAAGQKGLSVAFDLATHRGYDSDNPRVSGDVGKAGVAIDTVEDMKVLFDQIPLDKMSVSMTMNGAVLPVLAFYIVAAEEQGVTPEQLTGTIQNDILKEYLCRNTYIYPPKPSMRIIADIIAWCSGNMPRFNTISISGYHMGEAGANCVQQVAFTLADGIEYIKAALSAGLKIDDFAPRLSFFFGIGMDLFMNVAMLRAARYLWSEAVSSFGATNPKSLALRTHCQTSGWSLTEQDPYNNVVRTTIEALGATLGGTQSLHTNAFDEALGLPTDFSARIARNTQIIIQEESEICRTVDPLAGSYYVESLTDQIVKQARTIIKQIDEAGGMAKAIEAGLPKRMIEEASAREQSLIDQGKRVIVGVNKYKLDKEDETSVLEIDNVKVRNEQIASLQHIRATRDNDAVKTALSALTHAAQHNENLLAAAVNAARVRATLGEISDALEVAFDRYLVPSQCVTGVIAQSYHQSDKSADEFDAIVAQTERFLAENGRRPRILIAKMGQDGHDRGAKVIASAYSDLGFDVDLSPMFSTPEEIARLAVENDVHVIGASSLAAGHKTLIPELVTALKKWGREDICVVAGGVIPPQDYAFLHEHGVAAIYGPGTPMLDSVRDVLTRISQHHD
- the rpiA gene encoding ribose-5-phosphate isomerase RpiA, giving the protein MTQDELKKTVGWAALKYVQPGTIVGVGTGSTAAHFIDALGTMKGQIEGAVSSSDASTEKLKSLGIHVFDLNEVDSLDVYVDGADEINGHMQMIKGGGAALTREKIIASVAKKFICIADASKEVDILGNFPLPVEVIPMARSAVARQLVKLGGRPEYRQGVVTDNGNVILDVYGLEILDAIALENAINGIPGVVTVGLFANRGADVALIGTPDGVKTIVK